TTTACCATACGGTGCCCAACGCATGATGAAAGGTTTTATCCAACGTTATCACCAACCTCAAAATTTACTGCTGGCAATGGCCTTTATCATGCCGCTGGTATTTTCTGTTTGGATGGTTTTACTCAATAACTTTGTTGTCGAAAAAGCCGCCTTTACTGGCAAAGAAATTGGCATATTGCAAAGTCTGCGGGAAGTCCCTGGGTTTCTTGCCTTTACCGCCGTTTACCTACTGCTATTTATTAAAGAGCAAAAATTAGCGCTTTTATCACTTGGCGTGACAGCAGTTGGTGTGGCGATTACCGGCTTTTTCCCCAGCGCGCTTGGCCTTTATATTACCACTGTGATTATGTCGGTCGGTTTTCACTATTTCGAAACAGTCAATCAATCGCTCACGCTGCAATGGGTAGATAAAGACAATACCCCACATTTTATGGGCAAGCTGTTATCTGCAAAATCCGCTGCGTCACTGGTGGCGTTCAGTAGTGTTTGGTTATTAATGAAGTATTTTACTTGGTCTTATCAAGCTACCTACGCCCTATTTGGTATTGTCGCCTTGCTCATGACAATACTGTTGGCGATGAGTTTTCAGCAATTCTCTGCGCCTACTGAGCAAAGTAAAAAACTGATACTGAAAAAGAAATACTGGTTGTTTTATGCCTTAACCTTCTTTAGCGGTGCGCGTCGGCAGATCTTTGTCGTCTTTGCAGGCTTTTTAATGGTTGAAAAGTTTGGCTATTCCGTTGCCGACATCAGTGCCTTGTTCTTAATTAACTACGTGTTTAATTGGTTATTCGCGCCTTCCATAGGCAAAATTATTGGCAAAGTGGGTGAACGTAAAACCTTATTATTTGAATATGTAGGGCTTATCCTACTCTTCATTTCCTACGGGCTAGTTGAAACAGGTTATCTTGCTGCCGTCTTGTATGTTGTTGACCACCTGCTGTTTGCCTTAGCCATTGCAATAAAAACCTACTTCCAAAAAATTGCCGAGCCACAAGATATCGCCGCCAGTGCTGGCGTCAGCTTCTCAATTAATCATATTGCCGCTGTGGTAATCCCTGCATTATTGGGGATTGTTTGGCTGACTAACCCAAGCTGGGTGTTCTTCGTCGGTGCCGGTTTCGCAGCTTGTTCACTAACACTGTCGCTGCTCATACCAGATAAACCAAATCAGGGGGTAGAAT
This Thalassotalea euphylliae DNA region includes the following protein-coding sequences:
- a CDS encoding MFS transporter, which produces MMKGFIQRYHQPQNLLLAMAFIMPLVFSVWMVLLNNFVVEKAAFTGKEIGILQSLREVPGFLAFTAVYLLLFIKEQKLALLSLGVTAVGVAITGFFPSALGLYITTVIMSVGFHYFETVNQSLTLQWVDKDNTPHFMGKLLSAKSAASLVAFSSVWLLMKYFTWSYQATYALFGIVALLMTILLAMSFQQFSAPTEQSKKLILKKKYWLFYALTFFSGARRQIFVVFAGFLMVEKFGYSVADISALFLINYVFNWLFAPSIGKIIGKVGERKTLLFEYVGLILLFISYGLVETGYLAAVLYVVDHLLFALAIAIKTYFQKIAEPQDIAASAGVSFSINHIAAVVIPALLGIVWLTNPSWVFFVGAGFAACSLTLSLLIPDKPNQGVEWRFKHRQKEA